One Roseimaritima multifibrata DNA window includes the following coding sequences:
- a CDS encoding sugar ABC transporter substrate-binding protein, whose protein sequence is MKRYCNHPAAYALIFFSAVLLIGCSKGTDQGNAPGSPQDPDATDKPRVALIMKSLANEFFATMAEGAKEHEREHADQYSLVVNGIKDERDLSRQVALVEEMVASGVSAIVIAPADSKALVPALRRAQKAGVVVINIDNRLDAEILEQESVSIPFVGPDNLAGAKKVGDYLAKNRTGDKVLILEGIRTSFNAQQRLKGFQAAMEEAGMEILDSQSAEWEMSKANTIASSMLSEHPEATAILAANDSMALGAIAAVKNAGRTGEVQIVGFDNITAIQQAIREGKVLATADQHGDQLAVYGIEAALQQIADQEKGEDQETPVDLIHKENLDQ, encoded by the coding sequence ATGAAACGTTACTGCAATCACCCCGCCGCGTACGCTCTGATTTTCTTCTCAGCGGTCTTACTGATTGGCTGTAGCAAGGGGACCGATCAAGGGAACGCCCCCGGTTCGCCCCAAGACCCAGATGCCACCGACAAGCCTCGTGTCGCGCTGATCATGAAATCGTTGGCGAACGAGTTCTTCGCGACGATGGCGGAAGGGGCAAAGGAACATGAACGCGAACATGCGGACCAGTACTCACTGGTCGTCAATGGCATCAAAGACGAACGCGACCTCAGTCGCCAAGTCGCTTTGGTGGAAGAAATGGTCGCCAGCGGAGTCTCGGCGATCGTGATCGCACCGGCGGATTCCAAAGCCCTGGTGCCAGCGCTTAGGCGAGCCCAAAAAGCGGGCGTGGTGGTGATCAATATCGACAATCGATTGGACGCGGAAATTTTGGAACAAGAATCGGTTTCGATTCCCTTTGTCGGTCCTGACAACCTGGCCGGAGCCAAGAAAGTAGGAGATTATTTGGCCAAAAACCGGACCGGTGACAAGGTTCTCATTCTGGAAGGAATCCGAACCTCCTTCAACGCTCAACAACGCTTAAAAGGATTCCAAGCGGCGATGGAAGAGGCCGGAATGGAAATCCTCGATAGCCAGTCAGCCGAATGGGAAATGAGCAAAGCGAATACGATCGCCTCTTCGATGTTAAGCGAACACCCCGAAGCGACCGCGATCCTTGCGGCCAATGATTCGATGGCCCTGGGCGCGATTGCGGCGGTAAAAAATGCTGGCAGAACGGGCGAAGTTCAAATTGTTGGGTTCGATAACATCACCGCCATCCAACAAGCCATCCGTGAAGGAAAGGTCTTGGCGACCGCCGACCAACATGGCGATCAATTAGCGGTCTATGGAATCGAAGCGGCGTTACAGCAGATCGCCGATCAAGAAAAAGGCGAAGACCAAGAAACGCCGGTTGATTTGATCCACAAAGAAAACTTGGATCAATAA
- a CDS encoding LacI family DNA-binding transcriptional regulator → MSSRPTTVTLKQVAAAAGVSVSVASRVLNGHAKAYRISDQTEQQVRGIASELDFRPSQIARSLRLQKSKMIGVVIPDLSNPFFAAISREIALAVEAEGFSVLVADSRETTSIEQELTGELQSRQVEGLVVCPVGVDGSHLLTVHQSGLPIVLVDRGFPDFPMMQVTSDHRRGSEQAAELLLAQGHRTIGILQGLPGTLPNEERLGGLRETLQRHDLKWDADLVDGDNFTEQSGYESTHRLLSKRPDITALFALSTPNAMGALRATQEQGIQVPDELSIVSFDDSPYSDLMAVPLATVCQDVPRIGKQAAALIIQSIQAKSPPKFEIHQVTTKIVKRSSIAKASPR, encoded by the coding sequence ATGAGTTCCCGCCCCACCACCGTCACACTGAAACAGGTAGCTGCCGCTGCCGGAGTCAGTGTTTCCGTGGCGTCACGGGTGCTTAATGGACATGCCAAGGCGTATCGCATTAGCGATCAAACCGAGCAGCAGGTGCGTGGGATCGCCAGCGAGCTTGACTTCCGTCCCAGTCAGATCGCGCGGTCGCTACGCTTACAAAAATCGAAAATGATCGGGGTGGTGATTCCGGATCTTTCGAACCCGTTTTTCGCGGCGATCTCACGCGAGATTGCCTTGGCCGTCGAAGCGGAAGGCTTTAGCGTCCTGGTCGCGGACAGTCGCGAAACAACCTCCATCGAACAAGAGCTGACGGGCGAACTGCAATCGCGGCAAGTCGAAGGACTGGTCGTCTGTCCTGTCGGCGTCGACGGATCCCACCTCCTAACCGTGCATCAGTCCGGGTTGCCGATCGTGTTGGTCGACCGCGGGTTCCCTGATTTCCCCATGATGCAGGTCACGTCCGACCACCGACGCGGGTCGGAGCAGGCGGCCGAACTACTGCTCGCCCAAGGTCACCGGACCATCGGAATCCTGCAAGGCCTGCCGGGAACCCTACCGAACGAAGAGAGGCTTGGCGGGCTACGGGAAACTTTACAGCGACACGATTTGAAATGGGATGCGGATCTGGTCGACGGCGATAACTTCACCGAGCAGTCCGGGTACGAATCAACGCACCGTTTGCTTTCTAAACGCCCTGACATCACCGCGTTGTTCGCTTTAAGCACCCCCAACGCGATGGGCGCCCTACGAGCCACACAGGAACAGGGGATCCAAGTCCCCGATGAACTATCGATCGTTTCGTTCGATGATTCTCCCTACTCCGACCTGATGGCCGTCCCCCTGGCGACGGTTTGCCAAGACGTTCCTAGGATTGGAAAACAGGCCGCGGCATTGATCATCCAATCGATCCAAGCCAAAAGCCCTCCCAAATTTGAAATTCACCAAGTTACCACCAAAATTGTCAAACGTTCCTCTATTGCAAAGGCTTCACCACGATGA
- a CDS encoding sigma-54-dependent transcriptional regulator, translated as MKRPRQARILIADDEPLYLQTTGELLRNEGYHCTCVSDANAAIQALQNEPFDLLLSDLSMPGNMKLELLKESRSKHAHVPLIVITGVPSLPTAIESIRLGIADYLLKPVKLEDLLGSVQRALRQAEISAPKTTTETSETSPPSAPNATDRINVESSAFAEIIGESKPMKDLTEIIQRVADSNANVLLTGESGTGKEVIAKAIHRLSARHAAPFQVIDCTAVPDSLFESVLFGHIKGSFTGAVKDQTGLLTEADKGTTFFDELGELPLGSQAKLLRAIQEQTFTPLGTSKPVTVDTRFICATNRSLANEVDAGRFRRDLYYRLAVIHIDIPTLRDRSEDIPLLANHFLKRLRPPESNIEGFSKEALERLQSYPWPGNIRELRNVVERALALVRTSTIEVSDLPQTLRNDLPTPLSAIQDLTEISRDEAMESAEHEYLIKLITKHAGNISQSARQAGLSRQGLDKLLKRHKIRAAEFRP; from the coding sequence ATGAAGCGTCCCCGCCAAGCTAGAATCCTAATCGCTGACGATGAGCCGCTTTATCTTCAAACCACGGGCGAGCTCCTTCGTAACGAAGGCTACCACTGCACCTGTGTTTCGGACGCAAATGCAGCGATTCAGGCACTCCAAAACGAGCCCTTCGATCTGCTGCTTTCGGATCTTAGCATGCCGGGAAACATGAAACTTGAACTGCTCAAAGAAAGTCGCAGCAAGCATGCCCATGTCCCGCTCATTGTGATTACCGGAGTCCCCTCGCTGCCGACCGCAATCGAGAGCATCCGCTTGGGGATCGCGGACTACCTGCTGAAACCAGTCAAGCTGGAAGACCTGCTGGGCAGTGTCCAACGTGCCCTTCGTCAAGCTGAAATCAGTGCCCCGAAGACGACTACCGAAACCTCTGAAACGTCGCCCCCGTCCGCCCCGAATGCTACCGACCGCATCAACGTGGAATCGTCAGCGTTCGCTGAAATCATCGGCGAAAGCAAACCGATGAAAGATCTGACCGAGATCATTCAGCGGGTCGCGGACTCAAACGCCAATGTGCTGCTCACTGGCGAAAGCGGGACCGGCAAGGAGGTGATCGCCAAGGCAATTCACCGGCTTAGCGCTCGACATGCAGCTCCGTTTCAAGTCATCGACTGCACCGCGGTTCCGGATTCCCTATTCGAATCCGTTTTGTTTGGGCACATCAAGGGCTCATTTACCGGGGCGGTCAAAGACCAAACAGGTCTGTTAACCGAAGCAGACAAAGGGACCACCTTTTTTGATGAGCTGGGTGAGTTACCGTTAGGATCGCAAGCGAAACTTCTAAGAGCCATCCAGGAGCAAACGTTTACGCCTCTCGGGACCTCGAAACCGGTGACCGTCGACACAAGGTTCATCTGCGCGACCAACCGTTCGCTCGCAAACGAAGTCGACGCAGGGCGATTCCGTCGTGACCTCTACTACCGTCTGGCCGTCATCCATATCGATATCCCGACTTTACGCGACCGGAGCGAAGATATCCCTCTGCTTGCGAATCATTTCCTCAAAAGACTCCGTCCCCCTGAATCGAACATTGAAGGGTTTTCGAAAGAAGCGCTGGAACGTCTTCAGTCCTATCCATGGCCTGGAAACATCCGCGAACTTCGCAACGTCGTCGAACGAGCGCTCGCACTGGTCCGAACGTCGACGATCGAGGTTTCCGACCTTCCGCAAACATTGCGCAACGACCTGCCAACCCCGCTTTCGGCCATCCAAGACCTGACCGAAATCTCGCGCGATGAAGCGATGGAGAGCGCCGAGCATGAATACCTGATCAAGCTGATCACAAAACATGCAGGCAATATCTCGCAATCCGCACGGCAAGCAGGCCTCTCCCGACAAGGGCTGGACAAACTGCTCAAGCGTCACAAAATTCGAGCCGCCGAATTTCGCCCATAG
- a CDS encoding nucleoside hydrolase — protein MIRSCILSLLVSSFCIPSVFGQAKPPVPIIFDTDITGDVDDVLALAMLHTLADRQECTLEAVTISKINPLTAPFVDAVNTFYGRPDIPIGVTRDAQERDSKYLHLVEQKDGDDFRYPHDLLSSDDAPDAVTVLRKTLAAADDGSIVIVQVGLGSNLSELLDSPADKISDLSGLDLIKKKVRLASVMAGGFRPVKGQPHFLEANVRNGIESMRNFAAKWPNEVPVVWSDYLIGVAVPYPRSSIRNDFRYQTPHIVPESYLLYCGPDHNRPTWDLTSVLYAVRPNENYFGLSEPGNVEVEADGFTTFTPEKNGRDRYLTLNAVQIPRVIEAQRSLVSQPPQAK, from the coding sequence ATGATCCGTTCTTGCATACTTAGTTTGCTGGTCAGCAGTTTCTGCATCCCGTCAGTCTTTGGCCAGGCCAAGCCACCTGTGCCGATCATTTTCGACACCGATATCACCGGGGATGTGGATGATGTCCTGGCGCTGGCGATGCTTCATACGCTGGCGGACCGCCAAGAGTGCACGTTGGAAGCGGTCACGATTTCGAAAATTAATCCGCTTACAGCTCCTTTCGTAGACGCCGTCAACACATTTTACGGCCGTCCGGACATTCCGATCGGGGTCACTCGCGATGCCCAGGAACGTGACAGTAAATACCTTCACCTAGTCGAACAAAAGGATGGAGACGATTTTCGCTATCCACATGACCTACTTTCCAGTGACGACGCTCCCGACGCGGTCACGGTCCTTCGCAAAACGCTCGCCGCTGCCGACGACGGGTCGATCGTCATTGTCCAAGTCGGATTAGGATCCAACCTCTCGGAATTGCTCGATTCGCCCGCGGATAAAATCAGTGATTTGAGCGGCCTGGATTTGATCAAGAAGAAGGTGCGGTTGGCTTCGGTCATGGCAGGGGGCTTTCGACCGGTAAAAGGACAACCGCACTTCCTGGAAGCCAACGTCCGCAACGGGATAGAATCGATGCGGAACTTTGCCGCGAAATGGCCGAACGAAGTCCCGGTCGTCTGGAGCGATTATTTGATCGGAGTTGCCGTCCCTTATCCTCGCAGCAGCATCCGGAATGACTTTCGTTATCAAACGCCGCACATCGTCCCGGAATCTTACCTTCTCTACTGCGGCCCCGACCACAACCGGCCGACCTGGGACTTAACCAGCGTCCTTTACGCCGTCCGTCCCAACGAAAACTATTTTGGACTTTCCGAACCCGGAAACGTCGAAGTGGAAGCCGACGGATTTACGACGTTCACCCCCGAGAAAAATGGTCGTGACCGTTATCTAACGTTGAATGCGGTTCAAATTCCAAGAGTCATCGAAGCTCAACGTTCGCTGGTCAGCCAGCCCCCCCAGGCAAAATGA
- a CDS encoding ABC transporter permease — MNQHRLTANLVQHVGLISVLLVLIGIFSACSDNFFQTSTLFSIANQVPALTFLAVGMTLVLIVGGIDLSVGSLLALSAAVLGVLMAKYNWHLGTALLAAMFVSGCCGWVNGFISIRFGIPSFIVTLGMLQIARGSTKGITESQSIFIGSRVEWFAQPLEGISLSPAFVVAVLAVIAGQFILSRTVFGRYCIAIGTNEEAVRMSGIRVAPYAIAVFAMNGVLCGLAGFTQTSLMSTADPNGGVGMELDAIAACVIGGTSLMGGRGSVVSSFLGVLIIQVLQSGLAQVGVSDANKQIITGTVIVIAVLLDALRTRWGKSK, encoded by the coding sequence ATGAACCAACATCGACTTACAGCCAACCTGGTTCAGCATGTCGGACTGATTTCGGTCCTGTTGGTACTGATCGGGATCTTCAGTGCCTGCAGCGACAACTTTTTTCAAACCTCGACGCTGTTCTCGATCGCGAACCAGGTTCCGGCCCTCACCTTTTTAGCGGTAGGAATGACCCTGGTCTTGATCGTCGGCGGGATCGATCTCTCCGTCGGATCCCTGCTTGCGCTTTCCGCAGCCGTCCTCGGGGTTTTGATGGCCAAGTACAACTGGCATCTTGGGACGGCCTTGCTGGCCGCCATGTTTGTCTCCGGGTGCTGCGGCTGGGTCAATGGATTTATCTCGATTCGGTTTGGCATCCCATCCTTCATTGTTACTTTGGGGATGCTGCAGATCGCCCGAGGCAGCACCAAGGGAATTACGGAATCGCAATCGATTTTCATCGGCAGCCGAGTCGAATGGTTTGCCCAACCGCTGGAGGGGATCTCGCTTTCACCCGCCTTTGTGGTTGCCGTGTTGGCGGTGATCGCGGGCCAATTCATTCTGTCGCGAACGGTGTTTGGACGTTACTGCATCGCGATCGGTACAAACGAAGAAGCGGTTCGGATGTCCGGCATTCGTGTGGCCCCCTACGCGATCGCGGTCTTTGCCATGAACGGAGTTCTCTGTGGCCTAGCTGGATTCACGCAGACGTCGTTGATGTCGACCGCCGATCCAAACGGTGGCGTCGGGATGGAACTGGACGCGATTGCGGCTTGTGTGATCGGAGGCACAAGCCTGATGGGCGGACGGGGAAGCGTCGTCAGCTCTTTCCTTGGAGTCCTGATCATTCAGGTACTACAATCGGGCTTGGCCCAAGTCGGCGTCTCCGATGCCAACAAACAAATCATCACTGGTACCGTCATCGTGATTGCGGTCTTATTGGACGCCTTGAGAACCCGTTGGGGAAAATCGAAATGA
- a CDS encoding nucleoside hydrolase — translation MTRLTALLTCLLFTGASLHLQAEDSPTQPIPIIFDTDFGNDCDDALALGVIHALQSRGECDLIAVTLTKDHELAASGVDAINTFYGRGDIPIGVCDSGVTSAEGKFNAFANSKTDGKLNYPHDLLSGKSAPDAVSVLRKALAGQADGSVVIAQVGFSTNLANLLDSPADKYSKLTGLELIKKKVRLLSVMAGAFPLPDNPLAHLKGHGEYNIAKDIPAAQKLAKEWPTPIVWSGYEIGVALPYPHESIEQDYDYVTHHPIADAYRRFQPPPHNRPTWDLTSVLHAIRPDRGYFKTSEAGTVAIADDAVTTFKPSANGRDTFLILDPKQTPATLEALVQLSSQPPSNLAPTSAE, via the coding sequence ATGACGCGATTGACCGCTTTACTAACCTGTCTACTTTTTACCGGTGCGTCGCTGCACTTGCAGGCTGAAGACAGCCCCACGCAGCCGATTCCGATTATCTTTGACACCGATTTCGGCAACGACTGCGATGACGCACTTGCGCTTGGCGTGATCCATGCATTGCAGTCACGCGGCGAATGCGATCTGATCGCAGTGACGCTTACCAAAGATCACGAACTGGCCGCCTCCGGGGTCGACGCGATCAATACGTTTTATGGACGAGGCGACATCCCCATCGGAGTCTGCGACAGTGGCGTGACCAGTGCGGAAGGCAAATTCAACGCCTTCGCAAATTCCAAGACGGATGGCAAACTGAACTACCCACACGATCTGCTGTCCGGCAAATCGGCTCCGGATGCCGTCTCGGTTCTTCGCAAAGCCCTCGCTGGGCAAGCCGACGGTTCGGTCGTCATCGCTCAAGTCGGTTTTTCGACCAACCTCGCCAACCTACTTGATTCTCCCGCAGACAAGTACAGCAAACTAACCGGATTGGAATTGATTAAGAAAAAGGTCCGCCTGCTGTCGGTGATGGCTGGCGCGTTCCCCTTGCCGGACAATCCACTGGCACACTTGAAGGGCCATGGCGAATACAACATCGCGAAGGATATTCCTGCGGCACAGAAACTTGCCAAAGAATGGCCAACGCCAATTGTCTGGAGCGGTTACGAAATCGGTGTTGCCCTCCCTTATCCACACGAGAGTATTGAACAGGACTACGACTACGTCACGCATCATCCTATTGCGGATGCCTATCGTCGTTTCCAACCGCCACCACACAACCGTCCTACCTGGGATTTAACGTCCGTCCTGCACGCGATTCGTCCCGACCGCGGCTACTTCAAAACCTCTGAAGCCGGCACCGTCGCGATCGCTGACGATGCAGTCACCACCTTCAAACCGTCTGCCAATGGTCGTGATACGTTTCTGATTTTAGATCCGAAACAGACTCCAGCAACGTTGGAAGCCCTGGTTCAGTTATCCAGTCAGCCGCCAAGCAACCTTGCCCCCACGTCTGCTGAGTAA
- a CDS encoding two-component system sensor histidine kinase NtrB produces MAGKEEIRDENPGRGLPSNMQPIGEEFYRAIAEYTYDWESWFAPTGQLLWVNSAVEKLTGYTPEECLAMNDYPLPLILPQHHGRVERIVQDAQQARSETDIEFQVRHRDGSKPWMAVAWQPMYSSRNEYLGIRASVRDISERQMMREQLKLHNEHLEQLVQERTARIVELEKHRGKMERLAALGELAAGVAHEVNNPLAGIRNAFALIKSSLSPDSKYYNMLDLIDDEIERIGNITHQMYQLYRPSQQQPARFCVRRSLLEVVSLLEPAAMKGCSPGGVLDGSPGGPRSSADSEDRTEDSDEPIPATDLRMVTKQGVSIWLTVGDTVPVDSLEETEVVLREGELKQVLLNLLHNGLQASQPGDRVTIELHTTSEKLIIRVRDQGAGIAADVLPHIFDPFFSTKTEIPRQGMGLGLSVSRSLIDAMGGGIEVISKLGEGTCFQVVLPRVVGCEVPGS; encoded by the coding sequence GTGGCTGGCAAGGAAGAGATTCGCGACGAAAATCCGGGGCGTGGTCTGCCGAGTAACATGCAACCGATCGGTGAAGAATTTTACCGAGCCATCGCTGAATATACATACGACTGGGAAAGTTGGTTCGCCCCGACGGGACAATTGTTATGGGTTAATTCGGCGGTCGAAAAGTTGACCGGATACACGCCGGAAGAATGTTTGGCGATGAACGACTATCCGCTTCCGTTGATTCTCCCCCAGCATCATGGGCGTGTGGAACGAATTGTACAGGACGCGCAGCAGGCGAGAAGCGAAACCGATATTGAATTCCAGGTTCGGCACCGTGATGGCAGTAAACCGTGGATGGCCGTCGCATGGCAGCCGATGTATAGCTCTCGGAATGAGTATCTGGGGATTCGGGCAAGTGTCCGCGATATCTCGGAACGCCAGATGATGCGTGAGCAGTTGAAATTGCATAACGAGCACCTAGAACAACTGGTACAAGAACGGACCGCTCGGATTGTCGAATTGGAGAAACACCGCGGAAAAATGGAAAGGTTGGCGGCGTTAGGGGAATTGGCCGCGGGGGTGGCCCACGAAGTAAATAACCCATTGGCGGGGATTCGAAATGCCTTTGCACTGATTAAGTCCAGCCTTTCGCCGGATTCCAAGTATTACAACATGCTGGATTTGATCGATGACGAAATCGAGCGAATTGGCAATATCACCCATCAAATGTATCAGCTTTATCGACCGAGTCAGCAGCAGCCGGCACGGTTTTGCGTGCGGCGGTCCCTGCTTGAGGTTGTTTCACTTTTGGAGCCTGCCGCAATGAAAGGCTGTTCGCCAGGTGGGGTGTTGGATGGAAGCCCGGGGGGACCTCGGTCGTCAGCTGATTCGGAAGATCGGACGGAGGATTCGGATGAGCCGATTCCGGCAACCGATTTGCGAATGGTCACGAAGCAAGGGGTTTCCATCTGGTTGACGGTGGGGGACACGGTGCCGGTCGATTCATTGGAGGAAACGGAGGTCGTGTTACGTGAAGGAGAACTTAAGCAGGTTTTGCTAAACCTGTTACACAATGGGCTTCAGGCGTCGCAACCAGGAGACCGGGTAACGATCGAGCTTCATACCACTTCGGAAAAACTGATCATTCGTGTGAGAGACCAAGGAGCCGGGATCGCGGCCGATGTGCTGCCTCATATTTTCGATCCGTTCTTTTCAACGAAGACCGAAATCCCGCGACAAGGGATGGGGCTCGGTCTGTCGGTGTCGCGAAGTCTAATTGACGCGATGGGAGGCGGTATCGAAGTGATTAGTAAACTTGGCGAAGGGACCTGTTTCCAAGTCGTGTTACCACGCGTTGTCGGATGCGAAGTACCGGGCAGCTAA
- the rbsK gene encoding ribokinase, with protein sequence MEAKTSRRPKITVLGSINMDLVVRCRSFPNPGQTILAESSTEFCGGKGANQAVAAAQAGADVTMIGRVGSDSFADRLLQNLKDHHIGTENVQRIADGASGMAIISLDRSGQNSITVVPNANLELSETDVESYRDVIAASDVLMLQLEVPIQTVIAAIRIAKQSGVRVMLDPAPAPHDFPSDLLDVDLLCPNQSETSQLTSLPAELIEQAKVAANQLRSQGCQNVAITLGDQGTYLSSPTYEGQLPAFTTNVVDTTAAGDAFAGVLATCWAQQKSLPEAVRYANAAGAIAASRLGAQSSMPSWQEIEQLVSSQS encoded by the coding sequence ATGGAAGCCAAAACATCGCGGCGTCCCAAGATCACGGTTTTGGGATCGATCAACATGGACCTAGTCGTCCGCTGCAGATCGTTCCCGAATCCGGGACAAACGATCCTTGCGGAATCGTCGACCGAGTTCTGTGGTGGCAAAGGTGCAAACCAAGCGGTCGCCGCTGCCCAAGCCGGTGCGGACGTCACGATGATTGGGCGGGTGGGAAGCGATTCTTTCGCGGACCGCCTGCTGCAGAACCTGAAGGATCACCATATCGGGACCGAAAACGTCCAGCGAATCGCCGACGGCGCAAGCGGGATGGCGATTATCTCGCTGGATCGTTCCGGCCAAAATTCGATTACCGTCGTCCCGAATGCGAACCTAGAACTATCGGAAACCGATGTCGAATCGTATCGGGACGTCATCGCGGCAAGTGATGTGTTGATGCTGCAATTGGAGGTTCCGATCCAGACCGTGATCGCCGCGATCCGGATTGCGAAACAGTCGGGGGTTCGTGTCATGCTTGACCCGGCTCCCGCACCTCATGACTTTCCCAGCGACCTGCTGGATGTCGATTTGCTCTGTCCCAACCAAAGCGAAACCTCACAATTAACCTCGCTGCCAGCCGAATTGATCGAGCAAGCGAAGGTAGCCGCGAACCAACTGCGGTCACAAGGTTGCCAGAATGTCGCGATCACGCTTGGCGACCAAGGGACCTATCTTTCCAGTCCGACCTACGAAGGGCAATTGCCCGCTTTCACCACCAACGTCGTCGACACGACAGCCGCCGGAGACGCATTTGCCGGGGTCTTGGCCACCTGCTGGGCCCAGCAAAAATCTCTTCCCGAAGCCGTCCGTTACGCGAATGCCGCAGGAGCCATTGCGGCTTCGCGACTTGGTGCCCAATCCAGTATGCCCTCTTGGCAAGAAATTGAACAATTAGTGAGCTCCCAATCATGA
- a CDS encoding sugar ABC transporter ATP-binding protein, with amino-acid sequence MPDPQDATGNLTGPLLTTDKLCKRYGDVTVLRDVSLTIRAGEIHALLGANGAGKSTFSKIISGLIASSGGSMQLAGNSFIPHNKQDSEANGIQIVQQELSLIPTLSIAENLFLANLPTKFGILDNRRLHADARKALDRFDLQELDTHTKVETLGVGHQQMIEIAAALAQRCRLLILDEPTAALSGKEAAHLFKHLKRLRNEGVGIIYISHRLAEISELSDQVTVLRDGKQVSTQPTDSITTDQMVDLMSGTQPTNSEEHTSYCSQEPALRVRSLCTAVIHDVSFEVYRGERLGITGLVGSGRTELLRAIFGADTATAGQIFLQSSDRPQRFQHPSQATAAGLAMVTEDRKQNGLLLPKSISINTTLCSMQRKFSRFGLIQQSAEIAVAEEMRAQLDTRCDSIYQAVGTLSGGNQQKVAIAKWLVRDAELFLFDEPTRGIDVAARRRIYRLFETLAADQKGLVIVSSDFEELSATCDRIAVMSKGRLVAIFKRGEWTQENIMQASFSEYLK; translated from the coding sequence ATGCCCGATCCCCAGGATGCGACCGGTAACCTGACCGGTCCACTGCTGACCACCGACAAACTTTGCAAACGTTATGGTGACGTGACGGTCCTGCGCGACGTTTCGCTGACCATTCGAGCGGGTGAGATCCATGCGCTCCTGGGGGCAAACGGAGCAGGGAAGAGCACCTTCAGCAAAATCATTAGTGGGCTGATTGCGTCGTCCGGCGGATCGATGCAGTTGGCGGGGAATTCGTTTATTCCTCACAACAAACAGGACTCCGAAGCAAACGGTATTCAAATCGTTCAGCAGGAACTGAGCCTGATCCCCACGCTTTCGATCGCTGAAAACCTTTTCCTGGCGAACCTTCCCACCAAATTTGGCATTCTGGACAACCGCCGTTTGCACGCGGATGCTCGTAAAGCCCTCGACCGCTTCGACCTTCAAGAACTGGATACGCATACCAAAGTCGAAACGCTTGGCGTGGGGCACCAGCAAATGATCGAAATTGCCGCGGCGCTTGCCCAGCGCTGCCGGTTGCTGATCTTGGACGAACCGACCGCCGCGCTCTCAGGCAAAGAAGCCGCCCACCTATTCAAACACCTCAAACGGCTGCGCAACGAGGGTGTGGGGATCATCTACATCAGTCACCGCCTGGCGGAGATTTCAGAACTGAGCGACCAAGTCACGGTCCTCCGCGATGGCAAACAGGTTTCGACGCAGCCAACCGATTCGATCACCACCGATCAAATGGTCGATTTGATGAGTGGGACGCAACCGACCAACAGCGAAGAACACACGTCCTACTGCAGCCAAGAACCTGCGTTGCGAGTCCGCAGCCTTTGCACCGCTGTCATCCACGACGTTTCCTTCGAAGTCTATCGAGGCGAGCGACTGGGGATCACCGGTTTAGTGGGATCCGGACGCACCGAACTGCTGCGAGCAATCTTCGGAGCCGACACCGCGACCGCCGGTCAAATTTTTCTTCAGTCCAGCGATCGACCGCAGCGTTTCCAACATCCCAGTCAAGCGACCGCAGCCGGTTTGGCAATGGTCACCGAGGATCGCAAACAAAACGGATTGCTGCTGCCAAAGTCGATTTCAATCAATACAACGCTGTGCAGCATGCAACGCAAGTTTTCTCGGTTTGGCCTGATTCAGCAATCCGCAGAAATCGCCGTCGCCGAAGAAATGCGAGCGCAATTGGACACCCGTTGCGACAGCATTTATCAAGCGGTCGGAACGTTAAGTGGTGGTAACCAACAGAAGGTCGCAATTGCCAAATGGTTGGTTCGCGACGCCGAACTATTTCTTTTCGACGAACCGACACGTGGTATCGATGTTGCGGCTCGCCGACGAATCTATCGACTGTTCGAAACGCTTGCCGCAGACCAAAAGGGACTGGTCATTGTCAGCAGTGATTTTGAAGAGCTATCAGCAACGTGCGACCGAATCGCAGTGATGTCCAAAGGCAGGCTAGTGGCAATTTTTAAACGAGGCGAATGGACCCAAGAAAACATCATGCAGGCCTCTTTCTCGGAATACCTTAAATGA